The genomic DNA GACGGGCCGGGATCCTCTTGGACGTAGGCGACTTCTTCATCCAGCTTGGGCGGCTCACGAAGCGGTTCTACCGGTTGGGTCTCATCGTCAGTGGCTAACACGGACGTGGGCACCGGGTCTTGCGGGGCGGCATCCGGTTCGGTGACATGCGGTGCCATCTGCGGGGCTTCAGCATTTGGGTTCGGCAACGTCACGGCAGGGCGAATCACCGGGATGATCCCAACTTCTGCAGGAGGCTCAACCACCTCTGGGGCGACCTGATCGTCAGGAGCTTCGAGGTCTTGTGCCGTTGTGAGATCATCACGTTCTTCGTTGGCCACCGTTGCCCTCCCTTCCACTAAAAATCCCGGGTGCGGCTCCCCGGGATACACCTCACCCCACGACGCGCTGGCTCGTCTCGTGGGGTCAACCACCGCAAATACAGTATTAGAATCCCACACTTTTTCGAACGCACAAAACTGCACCGATTCGGGTCAAGCCCGGACATTTTCACTCGTCGTAATGCTGGCATCTAGCGTCGGTTGGACCCGAGAAGTCCACGGGGTTTGGGAGCTGATTGGTCGGCACCGATGGTGCAACCAGTCTGGCGTATCATGCCTGCTCAGCTCCTTCTTACGGTACCATCCCCGTCGGGGAGCACGACAGATTGGCGGACAAACACACCGGCTGACGCGTGTCATATTTCGTCCGGGGGCTCGAAGGTGAAATGCAAGCAACCCTGGGACTAAATCACCCAGTGAAAACTTCGAGCACGTAAACGCAACCTAACGAGCACCTTGACGGCGAGCGCAGCGACCAAAATATCCGGACAGAAGTGTGTTATTTCCGCATGCTGCTGCGCTAACGTTAGGGAGGAAAGGTTCTACCGAGCTCATTGCGTCCAACCGGTGGATCGCTCGGTGTACCTACAGAAGTTCACACGAATGGGATCACCTATGGCAGTGGTATGGGACGGCAGAACTGACGAGGAAAAACTTCAAGAACTTTTACGCCTTGGCGAACAGACGCAATTAGATTTCAAAGTCGAACTCGACTTGCGCGATCGGCGCCACGAACTGGATTTCGTCAAGGATGCGGTCGCCATGGCCAATCGTCCTCCCGGGGGGTACATTTTAGTTGGCATCACCGACGAGGGGCACTTACCGGTCACCCCGTGGCGAATTAAGAACCCGCAGATGTTCGATGGGGCCACCCTGCGCGACAAGATCGGCAAATATATCGAGGCCGATATCGAAGTGGTCTCTCAAATTCACCGCATCAACGGCAGCGATGTGGTGGTCATCGCGATCTTTTCTACTCGCTCGGGTCTTCCGGTGCCGATGATGCGCGTTGGCCAATACACCAGTCCGAACGGCAAGGGTCGGATGAAAACGAAAACCGTCTTCCGGCCAGGAGAGATTTTCATCCGGGACGGGGCCGGCAACGTGCCCATCCGCTACCGTGACTGGCCCTCGGTATTAGCCAAGTACGATCACCAGCTCAAAGAAGCCGCGACCAGTGATGTCAACTCGCTGATGTCCAAACTTGCTGAGGCACTCGGTGGCGGCGGCAAAGTCAATGTGCCGCTAGAACCGTTTATGACTGATGACACGGTCTCGGCGGCGATTCGCGCCAACATTCGTCAGGGGAACCGCGCCGAGCTAAAAATCTTCCTCCAGAACACCCGAGAAGAAATAGTGGTGGCCGAGGAGAAGATCAAGCCGCTGGTTCGATTAGTCGGGGTTGGGTGCGAAGCAATGCTGGCCGATGACTATGATTTAGCCATCAAAACCATCGGGACGATGTATGACGCGTTTACTTCCATTGCGAAGTCCCCCAGCGCAGTCGCGGCCACAATTGTGGCCGCATATTTATTTGGAGCAGCGGCTGTGCGGTTGGGTTGCTGGGAATTGATTCCGGAACTCGTGCTGCGCCCGTTTCAGCGCACCCCTGCCCATCCGCGATACAGTTCTTGGATTCGGTACGGCCAGATCGAGGCTTCAGCACATAATCAGTACCCGTTTTCTTCCGTGCCACTCGACGCCAACACGGATGATGCTGATGATAACGGCACCATGATTTCAGAAGGGTTGTCTTGGGCCCGGACGTATCCGTTGGTGCGTCCAGATGTGCTGCACGATTTTGGTCTCCACAACACATCGCGCAAGACCGACACGTTGTTGAATTCTCTATGTCAGTTTGATTTTCTCTACGCGTGGCTCGTCAACGCCTCGGCCCGGGAGCACGGCGGGGGTGGCGCGTATGCCGCCTCCTCTGCGTTCAAACACTGGCGGACTCTGCCGATCATTGAGCGTGCTATTAGTAATGGGGAAATGCGCGCGAAGTTATTCCCGGCTGCTCGAGAAAAAGAAATCGCCCAGGCGCTTCGCAGTACATATAGTCACGCAGAAAAGGTCTCCAACCGAGAACGGTATTTCACCGGTTGGCAGCCACTTCCACCGTGGATTTCGGAATTTGTCGAGCACATTGTCGCAGGTGGTAACGGCGCACATCAGCCATCTGGACGCTCAGTACCGCAGACCAACGTTGTATCCCTCAATGAGGTGCGGGCGAATTAGACGGACCGGTGAGGAAAGTACTTCTGCCACTCGGTCCCGACACTGGCCAAATAGAAACGGTGCCGCAGTTCGCGACTGAGCGGGCTGTCCGGGGCATGCACTTGGTGGTAGAAATCAGCGGCAGGCGTTTCGGTCAGGAGTCGTTCTTCTATCCGGACTGGTATGGGCTCCACACCTTCGGGGAGCGGGAGCAAAAATTCGACCAGTGCTCCCTCATCGGTGTCGACATAACGGCCGGTGGGGAAATGCTGCCGCACGGTGTGTTCTAGCGTGGCTGCCCCTTTAGCTTCGATGAATTTGCGACGTTTACGCCACCGCAGCTTGCGTGGTAAGTAACTATCGAACGTCACCCAGCAGATCAACGCCGCATCCTGGGTGCCATCGGTGTTGTGATAGACCTCAAGCAGGTCATAAGGACGGCCCCCATCAGACGGATACGACACAAAATCGCCCGGTGCGACTTCAATGGGTTCATTGTCGAGCTGCATGCTTCACCTCGTCTGATCGCCGGCATCTTGGAGGAGCTGGATGACCGGTGCGAAATCCTGAAATGATGCTGGTGCCATGGTGCTAGTCACCATAAACCCATCGGTGGCCCCCTGCCGCACAAGGTCGAGCATCTGCTGGGCCACACCTGCCGGATCGCCCACCAGCACCGGCTTAAACTGGGCAACCCCACCGGCAATCGCGAGCTCACCGATGGTGCGGGCGCCTTCAGCTACGACCTGTGCCACGATGTTTTCGAATCCTTCGGCGCCAGTGGCTCCGCGCTGTGCTCGTAAAAACTCAGCAGCGTCGTCGTGGAGGTTCCACTCCCCTGGATCGGCGCGGAAGACTGCCGCCAGGTCTTGCCACGCACTGTGCGGGTCGATGCGATCTTTGATCGTCTGCAATTTCTCTTCGGCTGCGGCCTGGGTCGCAGCCACAACTGGTTGCACAGCCATCAACGTCGTAATGGCGTCAGGGTTGCGTCCGACCTGTTCAGCTCTGGTACGCAGGTCAGCGCGGATCTGCTGGGCCTGCTGAGCAGTAGCGGCCACCATGAAGGTTGCATCGGCCCAGCGCGCCGCGAAATCCAGGCCTGTTGGTGACGCTCCGGCCTGCAACAGCATCGGTCGGTATCCGTCTACGTCTCCAGGTAGCGTCAACGGACCCACCCCGTCAGGAGTGGGCCGGATACTCGAGGAGTCAGCGAACTCCCCGGTTGTGGTGTCCATGGACAAACTGCTGTCCGGGAAGGTTCGCCAGATGTCGAGGACGTCTTGTGTCACCTTGTGGGCCGTGCGGTAGCGCTGTTCTTTGGGCGCCAACCCCGGCTGCTGCATATTCTGGGCTTCAGCATCGTAGGCCGAGGTTACGATGTTCCAGGCGGCTCGCCCACCTGAGAGCTGATGCAAGGTTGCTAGACGTCGTGCGATGTCATATGGCGGGACAAAGGAGGTCGAGATCGTGCATCCCAACCGCAGCTGTGAGGTCACACTCGCAACCGTCGACATGACGGTTACCGGGTCTAGATAGATGCCGCCTTTGGCGCCTCGGGAGATCACCGCATCCGTGGTGCCATCGTGGCCGCCAGCCATCGCGAGCGCATCGGCGATGAACACCATATCGTAACCGTCAGCTTCGAGCTGTTGACCGATGTCCGTCCAAAAACCGGCACGCAACCAGTCGGTTCGGTTCCCGGGATCACGCCAGGCGCCGGCGGCTTGGAAGGCTGGCAGATCGATCATCGCCGCGCACGGGATGGCCGAGGTAAAAGGCTTGGCTTTCAGCTGGGTGTCATGTGCAGGTGTGGTCATAGGCCCTTCCTCCGCCGGCATGATCCGGATCAGGTTGTTCGGGTCTGCGCGGTGCGCACTCTCAGCCGTAACGGCTCCCCGGGGTACGGTGTCTACCGTAGACCACCTGCTGGTGGCACCGCTGCGTGTTGCGTCCTGGCAACACGCAGCGGCAATCGCC from Enteractinococcus fodinae includes the following:
- a CDS encoding AlbA family DNA-binding domain-containing protein — protein: MAVVWDGRTDEEKLQELLRLGEQTQLDFKVELDLRDRRHELDFVKDAVAMANRPPGGYILVGITDEGHLPVTPWRIKNPQMFDGATLRDKIGKYIEADIEVVSQIHRINGSDVVVIAIFSTRSGLPVPMMRVGQYTSPNGKGRMKTKTVFRPGEIFIRDGAGNVPIRYRDWPSVLAKYDHQLKEAATSDVNSLMSKLAEALGGGGKVNVPLEPFMTDDTVSAAIRANIRQGNRAELKIFLQNTREEIVVAEEKIKPLVRLVGVGCEAMLADDYDLAIKTIGTMYDAFTSIAKSPSAVAATIVAAYLFGAAAVRLGCWELIPELVLRPFQRTPAHPRYSSWIRYGQIEASAHNQYPFSSVPLDANTDDADDNGTMISEGLSWARTYPLVRPDVLHDFGLHNTSRKTDTLLNSLCQFDFLYAWLVNASAREHGGGGAYAASSAFKHWRTLPIIERAISNGEMRAKLFPAAREKEIAQALRSTYSHAEKVSNRERYFTGWQPLPPWISEFVEHIVAGGNGAHQPSGRSVPQTNVVSLNEVRAN
- a CDS encoding NtaA/DmoA family FMN-dependent monooxygenase (This protein belongs to a clade of FMN-dependent monooxygenases, within a broader family of flavin-dependent oxidoreductases, the luciferase-like monooxygenase (LMM) family, some of whose members use coenzyme F420 rather than FMN.), whose protein sequence is MTTPAHDTQLKAKPFTSAIPCAAMIDLPAFQAAGAWRDPGNRTDWLRAGFWTDIGQQLEADGYDMVFIADALAMAGGHDGTTDAVISRGAKGGIYLDPVTVMSTVASVTSQLRLGCTISTSFVPPYDIARRLATLHQLSGGRAAWNIVTSAYDAEAQNMQQPGLAPKEQRYRTAHKVTQDVLDIWRTFPDSSLSMDTTTGEFADSSSIRPTPDGVGPLTLPGDVDGYRPMLLQAGASPTGLDFAARWADATFMVAATAQQAQQIRADLRTRAEQVGRNPDAITTLMAVQPVVAATQAAAEEKLQTIKDRIDPHSAWQDLAAVFRADPGEWNLHDDAAEFLRAQRGATGAEGFENIVAQVVAEGARTIGELAIAGGVAQFKPVLVGDPAGVAQQMLDLVRQGATDGFMVTSTMAPASFQDFAPVIQLLQDAGDQTR